From Streptomyces fungicidicus, one genomic window encodes:
- a CDS encoding globin has product MDGVTEIRRGTLQEQTFYEQVGGEETFRRLVHRFYEGVAGDPLLRPMYPEEDLGPAEERLVLFLMQYWGGPTTYSENRGHPRLRMRHVPFKVDRAAHDAWLKHMRDAVDELGLSEEHEQTLWKYLTYAAASMINAPD; this is encoded by the coding sequence ATGGACGGCGTGACAGAGATTCGGCGCGGCACGCTTCAGGAGCAGACGTTCTACGAGCAGGTCGGCGGGGAGGAGACCTTCCGCCGGCTGGTCCACCGTTTCTACGAGGGAGTGGCCGGGGATCCGCTGCTGCGGCCCATGTACCCCGAGGAGGACCTGGGCCCGGCGGAGGAGCGTCTGGTGCTCTTCCTCATGCAGTACTGGGGCGGTCCCACCACGTACAGCGAGAACCGCGGTCACCCGCGTCTGCGCATGCGCCACGTCCCGTTCAAGGTGGACCGCGCGGCGCACGACGCGTGGCTGAAGCACATGCGGGACGCCGTGGACGAGCTGGGCCTGTCCGAGGAGCACGAGCAGACCCTGTGGAAGTACCTGACCTACGCGGCGGCCTCCATGATCAACGCTCCCGACTGA